The following are encoded together in the Xanthomonas vesicatoria ATCC 35937 genome:
- a CDS encoding glycosyltransferase family 2 protein, whose translation MSSSTVPDERPRISACIIAFNEADRLRDCLTSLAFCDEIVVVDSGSTDATAAIASAHGARVLHRAFDGYRSQKAYCVEQAHHDWVLCLDADERISESLRAAILAARDAGFADAAGYRFARLSEYFGRFLRHGNAYPDRVLRLFDRRRGGWRGKREIHEAASVDGAVVTLRGDLIHYPYRSLMQQLAKTQRYAQMMAEHDYARGKRATWSKLVLAPAWRFWRGYLLRGGFRDGWHGLIYAYVRANYVRQKTIMLWLLQHNQPVQDPPRAAEQRSD comes from the coding sequence ATGTCCTCTTCGACCGTACCCGACGAACGGCCTCGCATCAGCGCGTGCATTATCGCGTTCAACGAGGCAGATCGCCTACGCGACTGTCTGACCTCGCTGGCGTTCTGCGATGAGATCGTGGTGGTGGACTCCGGTTCCACCGACGCCACCGCCGCCATCGCTAGCGCACACGGCGCGCGCGTGCTGCACCGCGCCTTCGACGGCTACCGCAGCCAGAAAGCGTATTGCGTCGAGCAGGCCCACCACGACTGGGTGCTGTGCCTGGATGCGGACGAGCGCATCAGCGAGAGCTTGCGTGCGGCAATCCTGGCCGCGCGCGATGCCGGCTTTGCCGACGCGGCCGGCTACCGTTTTGCGCGGCTCTCCGAGTATTTTGGACGCTTCCTGCGCCATGGCAATGCGTATCCAGACCGCGTGCTGCGCCTGTTCGACCGCCGCCGCGGCGGCTGGCGCGGCAAGCGCGAGATCCATGAGGCGGCTAGCGTCGATGGTGCCGTTGTCACCTTGCGCGGGGACCTGATCCACTACCCCTACCGCTCGCTGATGCAGCAACTGGCCAAAACCCAGCGCTACGCGCAGATGATGGCCGAGCACGACTACGCCCGCGGCAAGCGCGCGACCTGGAGCAAGCTGGTGTTGGCGCCGGCGTGGCGTTTCTGGCGCGGCTATCTGCTGCGCGGCGGGTTTCGCGATGGCTGGCACGGGTTGATCTACGCCTACGTGCGCGCCAACTACGTGCGCCAGAAGACCATCATGCTGTGGCTGCTGCAGCACAACCAGCCGGTGCAGGACCCGCCGCGCGCCGCGGAACAGCGCAGCGACTAA
- a CDS encoding O-antigen ligase family protein: protein MNSLRTQPASLPQSASVASRAGVGIAELGVFMLTALVVSMPSGLAPFGLCLLLGSLIGWRSLRAGIAARSDALRVVGWLTVAVIAMSLLSIALFEHGLRDVGNRSRFLVMPWAALWAYALQPRQVWLWRGALTGVCAAMLIALLQVMNGADRAEGFTNAIVFADIAMMLLVVVAFCRPNGGVRWLVGAAVATLVVIVLSGSRGVWLALLATVGVLAWGAPWHSARLRLLTFVGGAVLAVGVVASVPALTDQMRLGELQSDLQRYEVGDSDSSAGARIERLHVAWDTVRAHPLTGVGVGRFDDAMHELPVCAADNTLFRCHLGHAHNDLAEWAATQGVPGLLLLLAVYGVPLWVFVRLHRRSGQVQFRGPAAAGVMIVISYALCGLTQSMFAHQVSASFYSAMVGVLVGLAARQAQPAMSKAVGNAS, encoded by the coding sequence ATGAATTCATTGCGCACCCAGCCCGCTTCGCTCCCGCAGTCTGCATCCGTCGCATCGCGCGCGGGCGTGGGCATTGCCGAGTTGGGCGTGTTCATGCTGACCGCGCTGGTGGTCAGCATGCCCAGCGGGCTGGCGCCGTTTGGCCTGTGCCTGTTGCTTGGCTCGCTGATCGGCTGGCGCAGCTTGCGTGCCGGCATCGCGGCGCGCAGTGACGCATTGCGCGTGGTGGGATGGCTGACGGTCGCGGTGATCGCGATGTCGCTGCTGTCGATTGCCTTGTTCGAGCACGGCCTGCGTGATGTGGGTAACCGGTCGCGCTTTCTGGTGATGCCGTGGGCGGCGCTGTGGGCCTATGCCTTGCAGCCGCGCCAGGTCTGGTTATGGCGGGGTGCGTTGACTGGTGTATGTGCGGCCATGTTGATCGCACTGCTGCAGGTGATGAATGGTGCCGACCGCGCGGAAGGCTTTACCAATGCGATTGTCTTCGCCGATATCGCGATGATGTTGCTGGTGGTCGTGGCGTTCTGCCGGCCAAACGGCGGCGTGCGCTGGTTGGTCGGCGCGGCGGTCGCCACGTTGGTGGTGATCGTGCTGAGCGGCAGCCGGGGCGTGTGGCTGGCGTTGCTCGCGACCGTCGGCGTGCTGGCCTGGGGCGCGCCGTGGCATAGCGCACGCCTCCGGCTGCTGACCTTCGTTGGCGGCGCGGTGCTGGCGGTAGGCGTGGTCGCCAGCGTGCCTGCATTGACCGACCAGATGCGCCTGGGCGAGTTGCAGAGCGATCTGCAGCGCTACGAAGTGGGCGACAGCGATTCGTCCGCCGGTGCCCGTATCGAACGCCTGCATGTGGCTTGGGATACCGTGCGTGCGCATCCGTTGACCGGTGTCGGCGTCGGTCGATTCGATGATGCGATGCACGAGTTGCCAGTGTGCGCCGCAGATAACACGCTGTTTCGCTGTCATCTGGGCCACGCGCACAACGACCTGGCCGAATGGGCCGCCACCCAGGGCGTGCCCGGGCTGTTGCTGCTGCTTGCGGTCTATGGCGTGCCGCTGTGGGTGTTTGTGCGCTTGCATCGGCGCAGCGGGCAGGTGCAGTTCCGCGGGCCTGCGGCGGCTGGGGTGATGATCGTGATCAGCTATGCGCTGTGCGGGTTGACCCAATCGATGTTTGCGCACCAGGTGTCGGCGAGCTTCTATTCGGCGATGGTGGGTGTCCTGGTGGGGCTGGCCGCGCGTCAGGCGCAGCCGGCGATGTCGAAGGCTGTCGGCAACGCGTCGTGA
- a CDS encoding ArnT family glycosyltransferase: MLKTRASKDFWLLAITALLVIGAGLGLRDPWPSDEPRFALVAKQMVLSGDWLFPHRGNELYSDKPPMLMWLQALFYTLLGNWRVAFLLPSLLAALGTLACVYDLGRRLWTRRVGAYAAWMLLFTLHFTFQAKKAQIDPLVVFWITLANYGLLRHLLLGPAWRWWTLGWFAAGLGVITKGVGIIALLMLIPAGIAAARGWPGVRVHVRDRRFWLGPLFFFVAIALWFVPMMVTALTAGQPEYRVYLNDILLRQTAKRYANSWDHAQPIWYHLQSMATMWMPTILLLPWAIPAWRRRLRRRDARYLLPLAWWLLVLVFFTIPSGKRDVYILPALPMFCLALAPLVAGLLRRAGVQRVLFGFALLLAVAFAAGGTAMLIGHPGFEQKIMDSRGVGSEATDPLGWLLLAVGTWGVASLLLSRVRRSALAVVSLLGAWWVAFGLVCYPIFNDSSSAGAVMREAGRRIGPDAQLGLVAWKEQNLLMADRPAQTFGFKVPWEEQLRRGVAWQAGQPGQRWLMAQETALLGCVDRSRSQLVGVANRRRWWLVPGDAVHGDCVASSTEKAVEEKEQGNLDVE; this comes from the coding sequence ATGCTCAAGACCCGTGCCTCAAAGGATTTCTGGTTGCTTGCCATCACCGCGCTGTTGGTGATCGGCGCCGGGCTGGGCCTGCGTGACCCCTGGCCGTCGGACGAGCCGCGCTTTGCGCTGGTCGCCAAGCAGATGGTGCTGAGCGGCGACTGGCTATTCCCGCACCGCGGCAACGAGTTGTATTCGGACAAGCCGCCGATGCTGATGTGGCTGCAGGCGCTGTTCTACACGCTACTGGGCAACTGGCGGGTGGCATTCTTGCTGCCGTCGTTGCTGGCGGCGCTGGGCACGCTGGCCTGCGTGTACGACCTGGGTCGACGGCTGTGGACTCGGCGGGTGGGGGCGTATGCCGCGTGGATGCTGTTGTTCACCCTGCACTTCACCTTTCAGGCCAAGAAGGCGCAGATCGACCCGTTGGTGGTGTTCTGGATCACCCTGGCCAATTACGGGCTGCTGCGGCATCTGTTGCTGGGCCCGGCCTGGCGGTGGTGGACGCTGGGCTGGTTTGCCGCCGGGTTGGGCGTGATCACCAAAGGCGTAGGCATCATCGCGCTGCTGATGCTGATTCCGGCCGGCATCGCCGCCGCACGCGGTTGGCCGGGTGTGCGCGTGCATGTGCGCGACCGTCGCTTCTGGCTTGGGCCGCTGTTCTTCTTCGTTGCGATCGCCTTGTGGTTCGTGCCGATGATGGTCACCGCGCTCACCGCGGGCCAGCCCGAATACCGCGTGTACCTCAACGACATCCTGCTGCGCCAGACCGCCAAGCGCTACGCCAATTCCTGGGATCACGCACAGCCAATCTGGTACCACCTGCAGAGCATGGCCACGATGTGGATGCCGACCATCCTGCTGCTGCCATGGGCGATTCCTGCGTGGCGGCGGCGGTTGCGCCGGCGTGATGCGCGCTATCTGCTGCCGTTGGCATGGTGGCTGCTGGTGCTGGTGTTTTTCACCATCCCCAGCGGCAAGCGCGATGTCTACATCCTGCCGGCGCTGCCGATGTTCTGCCTGGCGCTGGCGCCGTTGGTCGCGGGCCTGCTGCGCCGGGCCGGGGTGCAGCGGGTGCTGTTCGGCTTTGCGCTGCTGCTGGCCGTGGCCTTCGCCGCAGGCGGCACAGCAATGCTGATCGGGCACCCCGGCTTCGAGCAGAAGATCATGGACAGCCGCGGCGTCGGTAGCGAAGCCACCGACCCGCTGGGCTGGCTGCTGCTGGCAGTGGGCACGTGGGGTGTAGCCAGCCTGCTGCTGTCGCGTGTACGCCGCTCCGCGCTTGCGGTGGTGTCGCTGCTGGGCGCGTGGTGGGTGGCGTTCGGGCTGGTCTGCTACCCGATTTTCAACGATTCCAGTTCGGCCGGCGCGGTGATGCGCGAGGCCGGGCGCCGTATCGGCCCGGATGCCCAGCTCGGCCTGGTGGCGTGGAAGGAGCAGAACCTGCTGATGGCCGACCGCCCGGCGCAGACCTTCGGCTTCAAGGTGCCGTGGGAAGAACAGCTGCGACGTGGCGTGGCCTGGCAGGCTGGGCAACCGGGCCAGCGGTGGCTGATGGCGCAGGAGACCGCGCTGCTGGGCTGTGTGGACCGCAGCCGCAGCCAGCTGGTCGGTGTGGCCAACCGACGTCGCTGGTGGCTGGTGCCGGGCGACGCGGTGCACGGCGACTGCGTTGCCAGCTCCACGGAGAAGGCGGTCGAAGAAAAGGAACAGGGCAACCTGGACGTCGAATGA
- the fmt gene encoding methionyl-tRNA formyltransferase — translation MRIVFAGTPDFAVASLRAAAQRHEVVAVYTQPDRPAGRGRGLTPSPVKLEAIARGIPVYQPQTLRSPEALATLRGLNADLMVVVAYGLILPKAVLAAPTYGCWNVHASLLPRWRGAAPIQRAIEAGDAETGVCLMQMEAGLDTGPVLLSQRIEIGEQETGGQLHDRLAALGAQVLSDGLGLLRAGIRPVAQPQPAEGVTYAHKLDKAQARLDWAQPAQELARRVRAFNPWPVAEATLAGERVRLHGAVALDLAHQQPAGTLLAASKQGIDIACGQGALRVRVLQREGGKAITAADYLNARRDLPALR, via the coding sequence ATGAGAATTGTCTTCGCCGGTACGCCGGACTTCGCTGTCGCCTCGTTGCGCGCTGCCGCGCAGCGGCATGAAGTGGTGGCGGTCTACACCCAGCCGGATCGTCCAGCCGGCCGAGGCCGCGGGCTGACGCCGTCGCCGGTGAAGCTGGAGGCGATTGCGCGCGGCATTCCTGTCTACCAGCCGCAGACGCTGCGCTCGCCCGAGGCCCTGGCCACGCTGCGCGGGCTCAATGCCGACCTGATGGTGGTGGTGGCCTATGGGCTGATCCTGCCCAAGGCGGTGCTGGCCGCGCCGACTTACGGCTGCTGGAATGTGCATGCCTCGTTGCTGCCGCGCTGGCGCGGCGCCGCGCCGATTCAGCGTGCGATCGAGGCCGGCGATGCCGAAACCGGCGTGTGCCTGATGCAGATGGAAGCCGGCCTGGACACCGGCCCGGTGCTGTTGTCGCAACGCATCGAGATCGGCGAGCAGGAAACCGGCGGCCAGTTGCACGACCGGCTGGCCGCGCTGGGCGCGCAGGTGCTGTCCGATGGCCTGGGCCTGCTGCGCGCCGGCATCCGCCCGGTGGCGCAACCGCAGCCGGCAGAGGGCGTGACTTACGCGCACAAGTTGGACAAGGCGCAGGCACGGCTGGACTGGGCGCAGCCTGCGCAGGAATTGGCGCGGCGCGTGCGTGCGTTCAATCCGTGGCCAGTGGCCGAAGCCACGCTGGCCGGCGAGCGGGTGCGTCTGCATGGCGCGGTTGCGCTCGATCTGGCCCATCAACAGCCCGCAGGCACCTTATTGGCGGCCAGCAAGCAGGGCATCGACATCGCTTGCGGGCAGGGCGCGCTGCGGGTGCGCGTGCTGCAGCGTGAGGGCGGCAAGGCGATCACCGCTGCCGATTACCTCAACGCGCGTCGCGACCTGCCGGCGCTGCGCTGA
- the def gene encoding peptide deformylase, which yields MALLPILEFPDPRLRTKAVPVDATEVTSPAFQTLLDDMFQTMYEAPGIGLAASQVDVHKRFMVIDVSEEKNAPQVFINPEIVTRQGEQVYQEGCLSVPGIFADVSRADAIAVRYLDRQGQAHELSTEGLLAVCIQHEMDHLDGKLFVDYLSPLKREMVRKKLAKMRKHVA from the coding sequence ATGGCTTTGCTCCCTATTCTCGAATTTCCCGATCCGCGGCTGCGCACCAAGGCCGTGCCGGTCGACGCGACCGAGGTCACCAGCCCGGCGTTCCAGACGCTGCTGGACGACATGTTCCAGACCATGTACGAGGCGCCCGGCATCGGCCTGGCCGCCAGTCAGGTGGACGTGCACAAACGCTTCATGGTCATCGACGTCAGCGAGGAAAAAAATGCCCCGCAGGTGTTCATCAATCCGGAGATTGTCACCCGGCAGGGCGAGCAGGTGTACCAGGAAGGCTGCCTGTCGGTGCCGGGCATCTTTGCCGATGTCAGCCGTGCCGATGCCATTGCCGTGCGCTATCTCGACCGTCAGGGGCAGGCCCACGAGCTGAGCACCGAGGGTCTGCTGGCGGTGTGCATCCAGCACGAAATGGACCACCTGGACGGCAAGCTGTTCGTGGATTACCTGTCCCCGCTCAAGCGCGAAATGGTGCGCAAGAAGCTGGCCAAAATGCGCAAACATGTGGCTTGA
- a CDS encoding LysM peptidoglycan-binding domain-containing protein, giving the protein MLNRLRTVVAAAMLTVATYAAAQAVGEHPETYVVRKGDTLWDIAGRFLQKPWLWPEIWQANPQIQNPHLIYPGDVISLAYLDRVGKGTIQPGPRQEAPINAIPLADVEPFLKNLRVVDDFDQLPYVVGLEGGRTRATTGQVAYVVGLENAQPGQRFAVVRPTVKFSLPKHNEDLDMAGNITAGSGNIWKNFIAPSKRREFLGYELAQVNVGTITRSAAGGNSKAATLLLQDSGREVRAGDRIVAVEAQPYDLQFIPHPPSEQALQTELRVLAISDAFIVGGTRDVIAISGGAREGINNGTVFSIWRKGRTVSDRVKHSRFSRTDDDFSGPSGSTVGLPDEYASHAMVFRTFDKVSYALVMESVKPTGLGYFVKHPDAQ; this is encoded by the coding sequence ATGTTGAACCGACTTCGTACGGTCGTCGCTGCGGCGATGCTGACCGTCGCGACCTACGCTGCCGCGCAAGCGGTGGGCGAGCATCCAGAGACCTATGTGGTCCGCAAGGGCGATACCTTGTGGGACATCGCCGGGCGTTTCCTGCAAAAACCATGGCTGTGGCCGGAAATCTGGCAGGCCAATCCGCAGATCCAGAATCCGCACCTGATCTATCCAGGTGACGTGATCAGCCTGGCCTATCTGGATCGCGTCGGCAAAGGCACCATCCAGCCCGGCCCGCGCCAGGAAGCACCGATCAACGCCATTCCGCTGGCCGACGTCGAGCCGTTCCTGAAGAACCTGCGCGTGGTCGACGACTTCGATCAACTGCCCTACGTGGTGGGCCTGGAAGGCGGCCGCACGCGCGCCACCACCGGCCAGGTCGCTTACGTGGTCGGCCTGGAAAACGCGCAGCCGGGCCAGCGCTTTGCGGTGGTTCGTCCGACCGTGAAGTTCAGCCTGCCCAAGCACAACGAAGACCTGGACATGGCGGGCAACATCACCGCCGGCTCCGGCAACATCTGGAAGAACTTCATCGCGCCGAGCAAGCGCCGCGAGTTCCTCGGTTATGAGCTGGCGCAGGTCAACGTCGGCACCATCACCCGCAGCGCGGCAGGCGGCAACTCCAAGGCGGCGACCTTGCTGCTGCAGGACAGCGGCCGCGAAGTGCGCGCCGGCGACCGGATCGTGGCAGTGGAAGCGCAGCCGTACGATCTGCAGTTCATCCCGCATCCGCCGTCCGAACAGGCGTTGCAGACCGAACTGCGCGTGCTGGCCATTTCCGACGCCTTCATCGTTGGCGGTACCCGCGACGTGATTGCCATTTCCGGCGGCGCGCGGGAAGGCATCAACAACGGCACGGTGTTCTCGATCTGGCGCAAGGGCCGCACTGTCAGCGACCGCGTGAAGCATTCGCGCTTCTCGCGGACCGATGACGATTTCAGCGGCCCGTCCGGCTCCACTGTCGGCCTGCCCGATGAATATGCCTCGCATGCGATGGTGTTCCGCACCTTCGACAAGGTCAGCTATGCGCTGGTGATGGAAAGCGTCAAGCCGACCGGCCTGGGCTACTTCGTCAAGCATCCTGACGCGCAGTAA
- the dprA gene encoding DNA-processing protein DprA gives MASTSSDLRALLMLLLAGGRSPPRRALISAHANLSDILAAGPGAWRAAGCDELQSERLQSPDPQTLDAALRWCEQPGHHLIGWHEPDYPALLRHIVNPPLALFVDGDPNALWHPGVAVVGSRSATAGGRDHTRAFASSLVTAGLGIVSGMAAGVDAIAHEAALAQPDGITVAVVGTGADLAYPAHHRALRDRIAARGAVVSEYLPGTGPVAAHFPARNRIIAGLALGTLVVEAAMRSGALITARLAAEAGREVFALPGSLHNPLARGCHHLIRQGATLAQEPAQVIEGLQLLSGELANALRERLAAPTQVPRTTRAITSTRPDPDYQRLWQALGHDPTPMDSLVERTGLTAAALSSMLLIMELEGDVVTEHGRYTRNP, from the coding sequence ATGGCTTCCACCTCTTCCGATCTGCGCGCATTGCTGATGTTGCTGCTGGCTGGCGGCCGTAGCCCGCCCCGGCGCGCGCTGATAAGCGCCCACGCCAACCTGTCCGACATCCTGGCTGCCGGGCCCGGCGCCTGGCGCGCGGCAGGCTGCGACGAGCTGCAATCGGAACGGCTGCAGTCGCCCGACCCGCAAACGCTGGATGCCGCGCTGCGCTGGTGCGAACAGCCCGGTCACCATCTGATCGGCTGGCACGAGCCGGACTACCCGGCGCTGCTGCGCCATATCGTCAACCCGCCGCTGGCGCTGTTCGTGGACGGCGACCCCAATGCACTGTGGCATCCAGGCGTGGCCGTGGTCGGCAGCCGCTCCGCCACCGCTGGCGGACGCGATCACACCCGCGCCTTCGCCTCAAGCCTGGTAACTGCAGGGCTGGGCATCGTCAGCGGGATGGCCGCCGGCGTGGACGCGATCGCGCACGAAGCCGCACTTGCCCAGCCGGATGGCATCACGGTGGCGGTGGTGGGCACCGGGGCCGACCTGGCCTACCCCGCGCATCACCGGGCATTGCGCGATCGCATCGCCGCACGTGGCGCGGTGGTGAGCGAATATCTGCCCGGCACTGGTCCGGTGGCTGCACATTTCCCGGCCCGCAACCGGATCATTGCCGGGCTGGCGCTGGGCACCCTGGTGGTCGAAGCGGCGATGCGCTCGGGCGCGCTGATCACCGCGCGCCTGGCGGCCGAGGCCGGCCGGGAAGTATTCGCGCTGCCCGGTTCGCTGCATAACCCCCTCGCGCGCGGCTGCCACCACCTGATCCGCCAGGGAGCGACGCTGGCGCAGGAACCGGCCCAGGTCATCGAGGGGCTGCAACTGCTGTCGGGTGAATTGGCCAACGCCTTGCGCGAGCGCCTGGCCGCCCCCACTCAGGTGCCCAGGACGACGCGCGCCATCACTTCCACGCGCCCGGACCCCGACTACCAGCGCTTGTGGCAGGCGCTGGGCCACGACCCAACCCCTATGGATTCCCTGGTTGAACGCACCGGATTGACGGCCGCCGCGCTGTCCTCCATGCTGCTGATCATGGAACTGGAGGGAGACGTGGTCACCGAGCACGGTCGCTATACCCGCAATCCCTAG
- a CDS encoding DUF494 family protein, protein MKESILDVLLYLFEHYFSEDADLVRDRDSLQNGLIQAGFSPAEISKAFDWLDALSEQRPSVARPHVDGPVRIYHGPELDKLDVDCRGFLLFLEQHRILDADQRELVLDRAMALDQDELDLDDLKWVVLMVLFNQPGAEAAYAWMETQMFLDEPEPVH, encoded by the coding sequence ATGAAAGAGAGCATTCTCGATGTACTGCTGTACCTGTTTGAACATTATTTCAGCGAAGATGCGGACCTGGTCCGTGACCGTGACTCGCTTCAAAATGGCCTGATCCAGGCCGGCTTCAGTCCCGCAGAAATCAGCAAGGCCTTCGACTGGCTGGACGCGCTCTCCGAGCAGCGCCCAAGTGTGGCGCGCCCGCATGTCGATGGCCCCGTGCGTATCTATCACGGCCCGGAGCTGGACAAGCTCGATGTCGACTGCCGTGGATTTCTGCTGTTCCTCGAGCAGCACCGCATTCTCGATGCCGACCAGCGCGAGTTGGTGCTGGACCGCGCCATGGCGCTGGATCAGGACGAACTGGATCTGGACGACCTGAAATGGGTGGTACTGATGGTGTTGTTCAACCAGCCGGGCGCAGAAGCGGCCTATGCCTGGATGGAAACCCAGATGTTCCTGGACGAGCCTGAACCCGTACACTGA
- a CDS encoding pilin has protein sequence MSSWYYAEGNSQRRGPVTDAVMLGLYRDQEIALDTLVWREGLDQWLPLSACADALGPPISTDLHSAAVPPPLAVAAPGAQPASPVAPHLRQAAKGPTWPLLLVLGAVAGLFVVVAAIGVLAAIAVPAYKDYQTRAKVTEAVAALAPLKPQIADFLSREGRCPENGDAGFQTPEHYATGVLTSVQIGRFDTSACGVEALLHAPGSPKIDGKALWLELDAEAGTWQCSSEIDDTELPQDCRG, from the coding sequence ATGAGCAGTTGGTATTACGCCGAGGGCAACAGCCAGCGGCGTGGCCCGGTGACCGATGCGGTCATGCTGGGTTTGTATCGCGATCAGGAGATCGCGCTGGACACACTGGTGTGGCGCGAGGGCCTGGACCAGTGGCTGCCGCTGTCCGCCTGCGCCGACGCGCTCGGCCCTCCAATTTCCACCGATCTGCACTCTGCTGCAGTCCCGCCGCCATTAGCGGTGGCTGCACCGGGCGCCCAGCCGGCCAGCCCTGTGGCACCGCACTTGCGCCAAGCGGCCAAAGGGCCGACCTGGCCATTGTTGTTGGTGCTTGGCGCAGTAGCCGGCCTGTTTGTGGTCGTGGCCGCGATCGGCGTCCTCGCGGCGATCGCAGTGCCGGCGTACAAGGACTATCAGACCCGCGCCAAGGTCACCGAGGCGGTTGCCGCATTGGCGCCGCTGAAGCCGCAGATCGCCGACTTTCTCTCACGCGAAGGCCGCTGCCCCGAGAATGGGGACGCCGGCTTCCAGACGCCCGAGCACTACGCAACTGGCGTCCTGACCAGCGTGCAGATCGGCCGCTTCGATACCAGCGCCTGCGGCGTCGAGGCCCTGCTGCATGCGCCGGGCTCGCCCAAGATCGACGGCAAGGCACTGTGGCTGGAACTGGATGCCGAGGCCGGCACCTGGCAATGCAGTTCCGAGATCGACGACACCGAACTTCCGCAGGATTGCCGCGGCTGA
- a CDS encoding RDD family protein: protein MTQWYYADAQRQRQGPVDTDTLAARLSQGIIDRTSLVWREGLPQWVTLSEVASELGMDTLAPALPPTAADAPMPEHAEVAQATALPAATVPGDLAPVAELPSHAWSGQAQPAASGADALTVPSHTPYGATSGAAPLTSARADIADHPLGEAEYAPAGPSAPSTPVAPEDTDSWSGTPGTVGAAAPTPMPASTAAATQAPSAPATAPLTAAWETPVGASPSADAVIHDAPVVYAGLWRRVAASILDSLITTFAVYLIVIPLVFVVALATTRGDSGSALDDGSAMGIALVVMSYGIGLAIPTLYFAWMQSSRLQASLGKLACGIKVVKADSNGARVGFWRNVLRYLAYMLISVLTLGIGAVVAAFMAGMSQRKQTPHDKICDTLVVDRWAFTDRPELQSRGLDTVSIVVLAIYGVILVLSIVVAVIMLAAIGMSQS from the coding sequence ATGACGCAGTGGTATTACGCCGACGCACAGCGGCAACGCCAGGGGCCGGTCGATACGGACACGCTTGCCGCGCGCCTGTCGCAGGGCATCATCGACCGCACCAGCCTGGTATGGCGCGAAGGTCTGCCGCAGTGGGTGACCTTGAGCGAGGTCGCGTCCGAACTGGGCATGGACACGCTGGCACCAGCATTGCCGCCGACAGCCGCCGATGCGCCTATGCCGGAACACGCTGAGGTTGCGCAGGCGACTGCACTGCCCGCAGCTACCGTACCCGGGGATTTGGCACCGGTTGCCGAGTTGCCGTCGCATGCTTGGTCGGGACAGGCCCAGCCTGCCGCCAGCGGTGCGGATGCGCTGACCGTGCCGTCTCACACTCCCTACGGCGCGACCTCGGGGGCCGCCCCCCTGACCAGCGCGCGCGCGGACATCGCTGACCACCCGCTGGGCGAGGCTGAGTACGCACCGGCCGGTCCATCTGCTCCCTCAACACCGGTTGCACCCGAAGACACCGACTCGTGGTCCGGCACGCCGGGCACTGTGGGCGCTGCCGCACCGACACCCATGCCGGCGTCGACAGCTGCTGCGACCCAGGCGCCCTCAGCCCCGGCTACGGCACCGTTGACCGCCGCCTGGGAGACCCCAGTAGGCGCATCGCCTTCTGCCGACGCCGTCATCCACGACGCGCCGGTGGTCTATGCGGGCCTCTGGCGACGCGTGGCAGCCAGCATCCTGGACAGCCTGATCACCACCTTCGCGGTGTATCTGATCGTGATCCCTCTGGTGTTTGTCGTGGCACTGGCGACCACGCGAGGCGATTCCGGTTCGGCCCTGGACGACGGCAGCGCGATGGGCATCGCCCTGGTGGTGATGTCATACGGCATCGGCCTGGCCATCCCGACACTGTACTTCGCCTGGATGCAGTCCAGCCGGCTTCAGGCCAGCCTGGGCAAGCTCGCCTGCGGCATCAAGGTGGTGAAGGCAGACAGCAACGGGGCGCGGGTCGGGTTCTGGCGCAATGTGCTGCGCTATCTGGCCTATATGCTGATCAGCGTCCTCACGCTGGGCATCGGCGCAGTGGTGGCGGCCTTCATGGCCGGCATGTCGCAACGCAAGCAGACCCCGCACGACAAGATCTGCGACACCTTGGTGGTGGACCGTTGGGCCTTCACCGACCGTCCCGAGCTGCAATCGCGCGGTCTGGACACGGTATCGATCGTGGTGCTGGCCATCTATGGGGTGATCCTGGTGCTGTCGATCGTGGTCGCGGTGATCATGCTGGCTGCCATCGGAATGAGCCAGAGCTAG